From a region of the Armatimonas rosea genome:
- the metG gene encoding methionine--tRNA ligase gives MPEKRYYITTPIYYVNGVPHVGSATTTLLCDAHTRYRKLRGDDAYFLTGTDEHAQKVADAAAKVGKTPQDFVDEVSQRYVECWEYLGIKYNSFIRTSEERHKKVVREIFSRLQASGDIYLGVYEGWYSVADETFFRDTDVDENGIVKETGAKVIRIQEDVHYFRLSAYGERLKAHIAANPTFLLPETRRNEVLAMIDDGLRDIAISRKNAGWGIEVPGDEGKVFYVWFDALINYLSETGWPDNENWSTLWPADAHLMAKEIYARFHATFWPAMLMGLGLPLPKHVVGHGWWTVGGEKGSKSKGNIPEPKAVVDALVAASGAAESTAKDALRYYLLRDIRFTDDSEFSLELLANRWNADLGNDFGNVLNRILKATYFDGVIPASAPLDPGLTAVAAEAVAAYEKALERFDWGSALSSVWPLLRAVNVYLAEKAPWKAAKAGETAAVAEAVYNALEGVRLATYLLSPVMPTVAAEVASQLGLESLTSGTWEDSTRFGALPGGIKTGEPAPLFPRVDTKILLAPPPPGDSAVSPSAPKGYPAKGEKSDKQPMETEAPTSNEITIDDFLKVELRVADIVAAEKVPDADKLLKLQLKIGEEDRQIVSGIATAYTPEELVGRQIVVVYNLKPRKMRGVESKGMLLAATDAEGNAILLQPDKKADSGSTVR, from the coding sequence ATGCCTGAAAAACGCTACTACATCACCACCCCGATCTACTATGTCAATGGAGTTCCCCACGTGGGGAGCGCCACGACCACGCTCCTGTGCGATGCCCACACCCGCTACCGAAAGCTGCGCGGCGACGATGCCTACTTCCTGACGGGCACCGATGAGCACGCCCAGAAAGTCGCCGATGCGGCCGCGAAAGTGGGGAAGACGCCGCAGGACTTTGTGGACGAGGTCAGCCAGCGCTATGTGGAGTGCTGGGAATACCTAGGAATAAAATACAATAGCTTCATTCGCACCAGCGAGGAGCGCCACAAGAAAGTAGTCCGGGAGATCTTCTCGCGCCTGCAGGCCAGCGGCGATATCTACCTCGGTGTCTACGAGGGCTGGTACTCGGTCGCGGATGAGACCTTCTTCCGAGACACCGATGTCGATGAGAACGGGATTGTGAAAGAGACCGGCGCGAAGGTGATTCGCATCCAGGAAGATGTCCACTACTTCCGGCTCTCGGCCTACGGCGAGCGGCTCAAGGCGCATATCGCGGCCAACCCGACTTTTCTGCTCCCCGAGACCCGCCGCAATGAAGTGCTGGCCATGATCGACGATGGCCTACGGGATATTGCGATCTCGCGCAAGAACGCGGGCTGGGGGATCGAGGTGCCAGGCGACGAGGGGAAAGTCTTCTATGTCTGGTTCGATGCCCTGATCAACTACCTGAGCGAGACCGGCTGGCCCGACAACGAAAACTGGAGCACGCTCTGGCCCGCCGATGCGCACCTGATGGCCAAGGAGATCTACGCCCGCTTCCACGCCACTTTCTGGCCCGCGATGCTGATGGGGCTCGGCCTGCCGTTGCCCAAGCACGTGGTCGGGCACGGCTGGTGGACGGTCGGTGGGGAGAAGGGGAGCAAGTCCAAGGGCAATATCCCCGAGCCCAAGGCGGTGGTCGATGCGCTGGTTGCGGCCAGTGGGGCGGCGGAGAGCACGGCAAAAGATGCCCTGCGCTACTACCTCCTGCGCGATATCCGCTTCACCGACGACTCCGAGTTCTCGCTGGAGCTTCTGGCCAACCGCTGGAACGCCGATCTGGGCAACGACTTTGGCAATGTCCTCAACCGCATCCTCAAGGCGACCTACTTCGACGGTGTCATCCCCGCAAGCGCCCCGCTCGATCCCGGCCTGACCGCGGTTGCGGCGGAGGCGGTCGCTGCCTACGAGAAAGCCCTGGAGCGCTTCGACTGGGGCAGCGCGCTCTCGTCGGTGTGGCCCCTCTTGCGCGCGGTCAATGTCTACCTCGCCGAGAAAGCGCCGTGGAAAGCGGCCAAGGCAGGCGAGACAGCGGCGGTCGCCGAGGCGGTCTACAACGCGCTGGAGGGAGTGCGCCTGGCGACCTACCTCCTCTCGCCTGTCATGCCCACGGTCGCTGCGGAGGTGGCGAGCCAGCTGGGCCTAGAGTCGCTCACGAGTGGCACCTGGGAAGACAGCACCCGCTTTGGCGCCCTGCCCGGCGGGATCAAGACCGGCGAGCCCGCCCCGCTCTTCCCGCGTGTCGATACTAAAATTCTACTCGCTCCGCCTCCCCCCGGCGACAGCGCCGTTTCCCCCTCCGCACCCAAAGGGTACCCGGCGAAGGGGGAGAAAAGTGATAAGCAACCTATGGAAACTGAAGCCCCTACGTCTAACGAGATTACGATCGATGACTTCCTGAAAGTCGAGCTCCGTGTCGCCGATATTGTCGCGGCGGAGAAAGTGCCCGATGCCGATAAGCTGCTAAAGCTCCAGCTCAAGATTGGTGAGGAAGACCGCCAGATTGTCAGTGGGATCGCGACCGCCTACACGCCCGAGGAGCTGGTCGGCCGCCAGATTGTCGTGGTCTACAACCTCAAGCCCCGCAAGATGCGCGGGGTGGAGAGCAAGGGAATGCTCCTGGCCGCCACCGATGCCGAGGGCAATGCGATCCTGCTCCAGCCCGATAAAAAGGCCGACTCGGGGAGCACGGTGCGGTAA